A window from Heterodontus francisci isolate sHetFra1 chromosome 4, sHetFra1.hap1, whole genome shotgun sequence encodes these proteins:
- the LOC137368735 gene encoding thymosin beta-10-like — MAEKPDLTEVSTFDKSKLKKIDPEVKNTLPTKETIDQEKKADSS, encoded by the exons ATGGCAGAGAAACCAGACTTAACGGAGGTTTCCACCTTCGACAAGAGCAAGTTGAAGAAGATTGACCCAGAGGTCAAAAACACGCTCCCCACTAAAGAAA CTATTGATCAGGAGAAGAAGGCGGACAGCAGCTAG